The following proteins come from a genomic window of Doryrhamphus excisus isolate RoL2022-K1 chromosome 12, RoL_Dexc_1.0, whole genome shotgun sequence:
- the gtf2a2 gene encoding transcription initiation factor IIA subunit 2, whose product MAYQLYRNTTLGNSLQESLDELIQTQQITPQLALQVLLQFDKAINTALANRVRNRVNFKGSLNTYRFCDNVWTFVLNDVKFREVTDLVEVDKVKIVACDGKNSGSNAAE is encoded by the exons ATGGCGTACCAGCTGTACAGGAACACCACCCTGGGAAACAGCCTACAGGAGAGCCTGGATGAGCTCATTCAG ACCCAGCAGATCACCCCTCAGCTGGCCCTGCAAGTCCTGCTCCAGTTCGACAAAGCCATCAACACCGCGCTGGCCAACAGAGTCCGTAACAGAGTCAACTTCAAG GGATCTTTGAACACGTATCGCTTCTGCGACAACGTCTGGACGTTCGTGCTGAATGATGTGAAGTTCAGAGAGGTCACCGATCTCGTTGAGGTGGACAAGGTCAAGATCGTGGCGTGCGACGGCAAGA ATTCGGGCTCAAACGCAGCCGAGTGA
- the LOC131139840 gene encoding C-type isolectin Sp-CL4-like, which yields MPSAVTIVLLMGALTVDSAFAQLGNNESLSADSGEHQTEYDKEELRTMCSNMELEECESDVDGIFRLNDISCVKVLTMEKDFANAEMVCQALGGDVVKVQNEEEHRKLLCMMLRLFPRRLHYWIGAERGADDGFHWSDGSGPVRFAPWSEGQPDRSNNDEHCVMMNFGTWGPWNDISCDAMASVACQMAM from the exons ATGCCTTCTGCTGTGACGATTGTCCTCCTGATGGGGGCGCTGACGGTCGACTCGGCCTTTGCTCAGCTTGGAAATAACGAGAGCCTCAGTGCTGACTCTGGGGAGCATCAGACGGAATACGACAAGGAGGAGTTGAGGACCATGTGTTCCAACATGGAGCTGGAGGAATGTGAAAGTGACGTGGACGGGATTTTCCGTCTGAATGACATCAGCTGTGTCAAAGTATTAACCATGGAAAAGGATTTCGCCAACGCGGAG ATGGTGTGTCAAGCTTTGGGAGGAGATGTGGTCAAAGTGCAAAACGAGGAGGAGCACAGGAAGCTGCTGTGTATGATGTTACGGCTCTTCCCACGGCGACTCCACTACTGGATCGGTGCTGAAAGAGGAGCG GATGATGGTTTCCACTGGTCTGACGGCAGCGGACCAGTGAGGTTTGCTCCGTGGAGCGAAGGTCAACCCGACAGATCCAACAACGACGAGCATTGCGTGATGATGAACTTTGGCA CCTGGGGTCCGTGGAACGACATCTCGTGTGACGCCATGGCTTCTGTGGCGTGCCAGATGGCGATGTGA
- the LOC131139124 gene encoding C-type isolectin Sp-CL4-like yields the protein MPSAVTTVLLMGALMVAPAFAQTYDHAGVRAMCADVQLQACGNESCGFYRLNEYSCVKVLTMQRTFPNAQRECELANGNLVTVLSQQEQDRLLCMMLKVFPQRLHYWVGALRGEDGDFYWVDGSGPVVYGTWGPGQPDSFSPEEKCVWINSGIWGLWNDGPCYEKNSVACQVMM from the exons ATGCCTTCCGCTGTGACGACGGTCCTCCTGATGGGGGCGCTGATGGTGGCGCCGGCCTTTGCTCAAACGT ACGACCATGCGGGGGTGAGAGCGATGTGTGCGGACGTCCAGCTGCAAGCGTGTGGCAACGAGTCGTGTGGCTTTTACCGCCTGAACGAATACAGCTGTGTCAAAGTGTTAACCATGCAAAGGACTTTCCCAAACGCGCAG AGGGAGTGTGAGCTTGCCAACGGTAATTTGGTGACGGTGCTGAGTCAGCAGGAGCAGGACAGGCTGCTGTGTATGATGCTGAAGGTGTTCCCGCAGCGCCTCCACTACTGGGTGGGAGCTCTCAGAGGAGAA GATGGTGACTTCTACTGGGTGGACGGAAGTGGCCCCGTGGTGTACGGCACCTGGGGTCCAGGCCAGCCAGACAGCTTCAGCCCTGAAGAGAAGTGCGTGTGGATCAACTCTGGCA TCTGGGGTTTGTGGAACGACGGCCCGTGCTACGAGAAGAATTCTGTGGCGTGTCAGGTCATGATGTGA
- the LOC131139841 gene encoding perlucin-like protein — translation MLNTMCTNMELEECESEVCGVYRLNENSCVKLLTMERDFTNAQQTCRIFNGALVKVQNEEEHKKLLCMMLQLFPFRLHYWISAVRGDDDGFHWFDGSGPVEFAPWREGQPNNFNREICVWMNSGTWVAWNDGACSTMNSVVCQMTM, via the exons ATGTTGAATACTATGTGTACCAACATGGAGCTGGAAGAATGTGAAAGTGAAGTGTGTGGAGTGTACCGCCTGAATGAAAACAGCTGTGTCAAATTATTAACCATGGAAAGGGACTTCACCAACGCGCAG CAAACGTGTCGAATTTTCAACGGAGCTTTGGTCAAAGTGCAAAATGAGGAGGAGCACAAGAAGCTGCTGTGTATGATGTTACAGCTCTTCCCATTTCGACTCCACTACTGGATCAGCGCTGTGAGAGGAGAC GATGATGGTTTCCACTGGTTTGATGGAAGTGGACCAGTGGAGTTTGCCCCATGGAGAGAAGGTCAGCCCAACAACTTCAACCGAGAGATCTGCGTGTGGATGAACTCTGGCA CTTGGGTGGCTTGGAACGACGGCGCGTGTAGTACCATGAATTCTGTGGTGTGTCAGATGACGATGTGA
- the LOC131139122 gene encoding C-type isolectin Sp-CL4-like, with protein MPSAVTSVLLMGALMVASAFAQSYDLDGVNTMCANMELEECSSDTMCGVYRLNENSCVKVLTIEKDFANAEMLCQIYRGDVVKVQNEEEHNKLLCMMYRLYRRRLHYWVSAVRGDDGGFSWADGSGAVTFAPWRSGQPDNYNNGENCVWMNSGSWGPWNDIPCSAMASVACQMAM; from the exons ATGCCTTCTGCTGTGACATCCGTCCTCCTGATGGGGGCGCTGATGGTCGCGTCGGCCTTTGCTCAATCTT ACGACCTGGATGGGGTGAATACGATGTGCGCCAACATGGAGCTGGAGGAGTGCTCCAGTGATACCATGTGCGGGGTGTACCGCCTCAACGAAAACAGCTGTGTCAAAGTACTGACCATAGAGAAGGATTTCGCCAACGCGGAG ATGTTGTGCCAAATTTACCGTGGAGATGTGGTGAAGGTGCAAAACGAGGAGGAGCACAACAAGCTGCTGTGTATGATGTACCGGCTGTACCGGCGGCGACTCCACTACTGGGTCAGCGCTGTGAGAGGAGAC GATGGTGGCTTCTCCTGGGCTGATGGGAGTGGAGCCGTGACGTTTGCTCCATGGCGTAGCGGTCAACCCGACAACTATAACAACGGCGAGAACTGCGTGTGGATGAACTCTGGCA GCTGGGGTCCATGGAACGACATCCCGTGTAGTGCGATGGCTTCTGTGGCGTGCCAGATGGCGATGTGA
- the LOC131139125 gene encoding C-type isolectin Sp-CL4-like — translation MPSAVTTVLLMGALMGAPAFAYDTEGVRRMCADIQLEQCGDGECGFYRLNERSCVKILTMERDFQGAQMECDGLQGQVVKVRNEEEHKKLLCMMMRVFPWRLHYWIGAVRGRDGAFYWVDGSGPVMFAPWREFQPDNRHREEDCVWMNSGTWGPWNDGPCYASSSVACQIAM, via the exons ATGCCTTCTGCTGTGACAACGGTCCTCCTGATGGGGGCGCTGATGGGGGCGCCGGCCTTTGCTT ATGACACGGAGGGCGTGAGGAGGATGTGTGCCGACATCCAGCTGGAGCAATGCGGCGATGGGGAGTGTGGCTTTTACCGCCTCAATgaacgaagctgcgtcaagatATTAACCATGGAAAGGGATTTCCAAGGCGCGCAG ATGGAGTGTGATGGTCTACAAGGCCAAGTGGTCAAAGTGCGAAATGAGGAGGAGCACAAGAAGCTGCTGTGTATGATGATGCGGGTGTTCCCGTGGCGACTCCACTACTGGATCGGCGCTGTAAGAGGAAGG GATGGTGCTTTCTACTGGGTGGATGGAAGCGGACCCGTGATGTTTGCTCCATGGCGTGAATTTCAGCCCGACAACCGTCACCGCGAAGAGGACTGCGTGTGGATGAACTCTGGCA CCTGGGGCCCCTGGAACGACGGCCCGTGTTATGCTAGCAGTTCTGTGGCGTGTCAGATCGCAATGTGA